A window of Mucilaginibacter paludis DSM 18603 contains these coding sequences:
- a CDS encoding DUF4293 domain-containing protein — protein MIQRLQSIYLFCASLAIYALFIFPIAHNVYIGTIPKTVKVTGIYEDLGGQMQRTTSFLALTIVTIIMGLIPLIILMLYKNRKQQMALCYGFIFAMIGFSFWMSQTVQNVVETARIRTENYGIGALLTSISIVFILLAIKGIKNDEKLIKSADRLR, from the coding sequence ATGATACAAAGACTACAAAGTATATACTTGTTTTGCGCCAGCCTGGCTATATACGCCCTGTTTATTTTTCCTATCGCTCATAATGTATACATCGGTACTATCCCTAAAACTGTCAAAGTTACCGGCATTTATGAGGACTTGGGTGGGCAAATGCAACGCACTACATCGTTTTTAGCCTTAACCATCGTGACTATTATTATGGGCCTCATCCCGCTCATTATTTTGATGCTGTATAAAAACCGTAAACAGCAAATGGCCTTGTGCTATGGGTTTATCTTTGCCATGATAGGTTTTAGTTTTTGGATGTCGCAAACGGTGCAGAACGTGGTTGAAACCGCGCGTATCCGCACCGAAAATTACGGAATAGGTGCTTTGCTAACCTCTATCAGTATAGTGTTTATTTTATTGGCGATCAAGGGAATTAAGAATGATGAGAAGCTGATTAAGTCGGCGGATAGGTTGAGGTAG
- a CDS encoding tRNA pseudouridine synthase A, which translates to MDEGQQKKAQKRTIAHNPSSMDEEQPSIDNEQITSGNIPSTQAHGLPTVNDTLSTTNHGPSTTPSAANHGPSTMDHRPSTTNHGLSTTSSTTHHGPSTIDHGLPQKTRSLNALLPHDIAVKRIIPVHADAHARFDATLRSYEYHVHFEKDPFLNNLSWQLRDRPDVGLMNQAAQIVMEYTDFSCFSKSNTQVKTNNCKISRAEWVSNGDKLIFHISADRFLRNMVRAIVGTLMMVGKGDIKPEEVRRIIESKNRSNAGVSVPACGLYLTEVRYPYL; encoded by the coding sequence ATGGATGAAGGGCAGCAAAAAAAAGCGCAGAAGCGGACCATAGCCCATAACCCATCCTCTATGGATGAAGAGCAACCGTCAATAGATAATGAACAAATAACTTCGGGTAACATACCATCAACCCAAGCCCATGGACTACCAACCGTTAACGATACACTATCGACTACTAACCATGGACCATCAACAACACCATCCGCTGCCAACCATGGACCATCGACCATGGACCATCGACCATCGACTACCAACCATGGACTATCAACAACATCATCGACTACACACCATGGACCATCGACCATCGACCATGGACTACCACAAAAAACCCGAAGCCTTAACGCCCTCTTGCCCCATGATATCGCTGTAAAAAGGATTATCCCGGTACATGCGGATGCCCATGCCCGGTTTGATGCTACCTTGCGCAGTTATGAGTATCATGTGCATTTTGAAAAGGATCCTTTTTTAAATAACCTGTCATGGCAACTACGCGACCGGCCCGATGTAGGTTTGATGAACCAGGCGGCTCAAATTGTGATGGAATATACCGACTTCAGCTGCTTCAGCAAATCGAACACCCAAGTTAAAACCAATAATTGCAAAATATCACGTGCGGAATGGGTATCCAATGGCGATAAACTGATCTTCCATATTTCGGCCGACCGCTTTTTGCGTAACATGGTACGGGCCATTGTGGGAACCCTGATGATGGTGGGCAAGGGCGACATCAAGCCCGAAGAGGTAAGGCGCATTATTGAAAGCAAAAACAGATCAAACGCGGGCGTATCCGTACCGGCTTGCGGTTTATATTTAACCGAGGTGAGGTATCCTTATTTATAA